The following coding sequences lie in one Peromyscus maniculatus bairdii isolate BWxNUB_F1_BW_parent chromosome 3, HU_Pman_BW_mat_3.1, whole genome shotgun sequence genomic window:
- the LOC107399791 gene encoding uncharacterized protein LOC107399791, with protein sequence MTELVSSREGSPTGDGEEGLGDDQGLVIHHPAEEQPHRCPLCGQTFSQQPSLVRHQKAHVGAGRTAAFVCPECGKAFSVKHNLEVHQRTHTGERPFPCPECGRCFSLKQNLLTHQRIHSGEKPHQCAQCGRCFREPRFLLNHQRTHARMPTPHPRRPGVFGERRPYFCPRCGKSFAREGSLKTHQRSHGHGPEGQAAHLGRVL encoded by the coding sequence ATGACAGAGCTGGTGTCCTCCAGGGAAGGGTCTCCTACGGGGGACGGGGAGGAGGGTCTGGGGGACGACCAAGGCCTGGTTATCCACCACCCGGCAGAGGAACAGCCCCACCGCTGCCCACTGTGCGGCCAGACCTTCTCCCAGCAGCCCAGCCTGGTGCGGCACCAGAAGGCGCACGTAGGGGCAGGTCGCACCGCCGCCTTCGTGTGTCCCGAGTGCGGCAAGGCCTTCAGCGTCAAACACAACCTGGAGGTGCACCAGCGCACACACACCGGCGAGCGGCCCTTCCCTTGCCCCGAGTGCGGCCGCTGCTTCAGCCTCAAGCAGAACCTGCTCACGCACCAGCGCATCCACAGCGGCGAGAAGCCGCACCAGTGCGCGCAGTGCGGCCGCTGCTTCCGCGAGCCGCGCTTCCTGCTCAACCACcagcgcacgcacgcgcgcatgcCCACGCCACACCCGCGTCGTCCCGGTGTCTTCGGGGAGCGGCGACCCTACTTCTGCCCACGCTGCGGCAAGAGCTTCGCGCGTGAGGGCTCGCTCAAGACCCACCAGCGCAGCCATGGCCATGGGCCTGAGGGCCAGGCAGCCCATTTAGGACGCGTGCTATGA